In Candidatus Eisenbacteria bacterium, the following are encoded in one genomic region:
- a CDS encoding nucleotide sugar dehydrogenase, with protein sequence MKKGQRRNPRPKDEVVRSGKTRRGSGTSERTGAVLRSLKGRIETRKARIAVIGLGYVGLPLAVEFARSGFRVTGIDTEKAKIDRVNSGDSYIRDVSNDELRREVRAGRLEATREFSRLLEMDCVSICVPTPLRKTRDPDVSSIVNATGQIAKFLHRGELVVLESTTYPGTTNELILPMLEETGLKVGKDFFLGFSPERVDPGNKKFMTRNIPKVVGGVTPQCSQVAVALYRCCTPSVVPVSSTRVAEMVKLLENTFRSVNIGLVNELALMCDKMKIDVWEVIEAAASKPFGFMPFYPGPGLGGHCIPIDPFYLSWKAKLSGFEARFIELAGQVNGSMPYHVVNKVGEALNSVRKSVNGSSILLLGVAYKADVDDARESPALDIYQMLTGLGAEVSYCDPHIPEIRTDRFHMKAKPLTAELLEKADCVVITTAHSAFDYKMIVSKANLIFDSRNVLKGIKSKGIWRL encoded by the coding sequence ATGAAAAAGGGACAAAGAAGAAATCCAAGACCTAAGGATGAAGTCGTGCGTTCGGGCAAGACGAGACGCGGAAGCGGGACTTCGGAGCGAACGGGCGCAGTGTTGCGGAGCCTCAAGGGACGAATAGAGACTCGCAAGGCGCGGATAGCTGTGATTGGTCTGGGATACGTTGGACTTCCTCTCGCTGTCGAATTCGCGCGATCCGGGTTCCGCGTCACTGGGATCGATACCGAGAAGGCAAAGATAGACCGTGTGAACAGCGGAGATTCCTACATTCGGGACGTGTCAAATGACGAGCTTAGGCGGGAGGTTCGAGCGGGTCGGCTCGAGGCGACCCGCGAGTTCTCGAGGCTGCTCGAGATGGATTGCGTAAGCATATGCGTTCCCACTCCACTTAGAAAGACCCGCGATCCGGACGTTTCCAGCATCGTGAACGCCACCGGACAGATCGCAAAGTTTCTTCATCGCGGAGAGCTCGTTGTCCTCGAGAGCACGACCTATCCCGGCACCACTAACGAATTGATACTACCCATGCTCGAGGAAACCGGGCTGAAAGTGGGAAAGGACTTTTTCCTGGGCTTCTCTCCCGAGAGGGTTGACCCGGGAAACAAGAAATTCATGACTAGGAACATCCCCAAGGTTGTCGGCGGCGTGACGCCGCAGTGCAGCCAGGTCGCCGTGGCCCTGTACAGATGCTGCACGCCTTCGGTGGTGCCCGTGTCTTCTACGCGGGTTGCAGAAATGGTGAAGCTTCTGGAAAACACCTTCCGCAGCGTGAACATCGGGCTGGTAAACGAACTCGCGCTCATGTGCGACAAGATGAAGATTGACGTGTGGGAGGTCATCGAGGCGGCGGCCAGCAAGCCGTTCGGCTTCATGCCGTTTTACCCGGGTCCGGGTCTGGGAGGTCACTGCATCCCGATAGATCCGTTCTACCTTTCTTGGAAGGCGAAATTGAGCGGTTTCGAGGCGAGATTTATAGAATTGGCAGGGCAAGTGAACGGAAGCATGCCGTATCACGTGGTCAATAAGGTCGGAGAGGCACTGAACTCGGTTCGCAAGAGCGTTAACGGCTCGAGCATATTGCTTCTCGGCGTGGCGTACAAAGCCGACGTGGATGACGCACGGGAGTCCCCCGCGTTGGACATCTACCAGATGTTGACTGGGCTCGGCGCAGAGGTGTCATATTGCGACCCACACATTCCTGAGATAAGAACGGACCGTTTTCACATGAAGGCAAAGCCTTTGACCGCTGAGCTGCTTGAAAAGGCTGATTGTGTGGTCATAACCACTGCGCACAGCGCCTTCGACTACAAGATGATCGTCTCCAAGGCCAATCTCATCTTTGACTCTCGGAACGTCCTGAAGGGAATCAAATCAAAAGGGATATGGAGACTCTAG
- a CDS encoding pilus assembly protein N-terminal domain-containing protein, translating into MFRMRGFAWFVISGLLLMASGSLWPASAAAVPAGSLLKMEVVIGKSQVLAFTENITRVSVTDPNIADVMVASPRQILINGKAAGTTSMVVWDSEDRPMFYDLVVHTDTSFQQVMLKVRFAEVNRTALKNLGIDLVGNEFVKIDLDPSEAGEKFTDLTVGSFSGLVATPSIPLSVTSGVSMFVSLTRGDYDISGILKALEKKGYVNTLAEPTLVSISGHEAKFLAGGEIPVPIVTPTGGGVTVTIEWKEFGVSLTFTPTVVDSGVVNLKVEPEVSTLDWDNGVTLSGFRIPALRTRKAQSTVELRDGQTLAIGGLITSEEVRSVSKMPILGDIPIIGLLFKSTSFMKNESEVVMLVTPKIVTSYSALEVPTWPGTGKASAEK; encoded by the coding sequence ATGTTCAGAATGAGAGGTTTTGCCTGGTTCGTGATTTCCGGGCTCCTTCTGATGGCTTCTGGTTCGCTCTGGCCCGCTAGTGCGGCAGCGGTTCCTGCCGGATCGCTCCTCAAAATGGAGGTCGTAATCGGCAAGTCTCAGGTCCTGGCATTTACCGAGAACATCACCAGAGTTTCTGTGACGGACCCCAACATTGCCGATGTGATGGTGGCCTCACCGAGACAAATCCTAATCAACGGAAAGGCAGCGGGGACGACGAGCATGGTGGTCTGGGACAGCGAAGACCGGCCAATGTTCTACGACCTTGTCGTTCATACCGACACTTCCTTTCAGCAGGTCATGCTCAAAGTGAGATTTGCGGAGGTCAACCGGACGGCCCTCAAGAACCTGGGAATCGATCTGGTGGGAAATGAGTTTGTGAAGATAGATCTTGACCCTTCGGAGGCCGGTGAGAAGTTCACCGACTTGACGGTCGGGAGCTTTTCGGGACTAGTTGCTACGCCGTCGATACCGCTCAGTGTTACGTCGGGCGTTTCTATGTTCGTGTCGCTAACGCGTGGCGACTACGATATCTCCGGGATACTGAAGGCTCTGGAGAAGAAGGGTTACGTCAACACTCTTGCAGAGCCAACGCTTGTCTCAATAAGCGGTCACGAGGCCAAGTTCCTGGCCGGCGGTGAGATTCCCGTCCCCATCGTAACGCCAACCGGCGGTGGGGTGACCGTGACGATCGAGTGGAAAGAGTTCGGAGTCAGTCTGACGTTCACGCCGACCGTCGTGGACTCTGGCGTGGTGAACCTGAAGGTGGAGCCTGAGGTGAGCACGCTAGACTGGGACAACGGCGTCACGCTTAGTGGATTCAGGATACCTGCCTTGAGGACGCGGAAAGCGCAGAGTACGGTGGAGCTGAGAGACGGACAAACTCTGGCCATCGGGGGGCTCATCACCAGTGAAGAGGTTAGAAGTGTCTCCAAGATGCCCATTTTGGGCGACATTCCCATAATTGGACTTCTTTTCAAGAGCACCAGTTTCATGAAGAACGAGTCAGAGGTTGTCATGCTGGTCACTCCCAAGATCGTCACCTCTTACAGCGCCCTGGAGGTCCCGACGTGGCCGGGGACGGGCAAGGCATCGGCAGAGAAATAG
- the cpaB gene encoding Flp pilus assembly protein CpaB, with protein sequence MTRIRVVVILAVVFGLLASVAIYRYLAQYDKIVKERKVSTQPVVVASKELPFGTILGEDNTQTASWPREIVPTGAMSSSQELAGRVVRTPITIGEPILENKLAPVGADRGLPMRVPTGMRAMTVPVTVVSGVSGFVLPDTKVDVVVTIRPETEKETVSKIVLQNLLVLAADERLEDNGGKPMKTQSVTLLVTPSEAEKLALASSSGEIQLVLRNPADADSAATSGTTVLRMLESREPVQRAAPVRIVRAPRPVVTPAPRTEQVVKPVKKPIQVEVIRGNKRSEEKFEEKAGD encoded by the coding sequence GTGACCAGAATCAGGGTCGTCGTGATTCTCGCTGTCGTTTTTGGACTGCTGGCAAGCGTAGCGATCTATCGTTATCTTGCCCAGTACGACAAGATAGTAAAAGAGAGAAAAGTCTCTACTCAGCCGGTGGTTGTCGCCTCGAAGGAGCTTCCGTTCGGGACGATTCTTGGCGAGGACAACACTCAGACGGCCAGTTGGCCCAGGGAAATAGTCCCGACAGGCGCCATGAGTTCCAGCCAGGAGCTGGCGGGCCGAGTTGTGAGGACGCCCATCACGATCGGCGAGCCGATTCTGGAGAACAAGCTCGCACCCGTTGGAGCGGACAGGGGACTGCCAATGCGTGTGCCGACTGGCATGCGAGCCATGACCGTTCCCGTGACCGTGGTCAGCGGCGTCAGCGGGTTTGTATTGCCCGATACAAAGGTGGACGTGGTTGTTACGATTCGGCCGGAGACTGAAAAAGAGACGGTGTCGAAAATTGTGCTTCAAAACCTGCTGGTGCTTGCCGCGGACGAGAGGCTCGAAGACAACGGCGGCAAGCCCATGAAAACGCAGTCTGTGACGTTGCTCGTGACTCCCAGCGAGGCGGAAAAGCTTGCTCTGGCGTCAAGCAGCGGAGAGATCCAGCTGGTGCTGAGAAACCCTGCTGATGCGGACTCTGCCGCAACGTCGGGGACCACTGTTCTGAGGATGCTTGAGTCGAGAGAACCGGTGCAACGCGCGGCTCCGGTGCGCATCGTGAGGGCGCCTCGCCCCGTGGTCACTCCGGCGCCCCGAACCGAGCAGGTGGTGAAGCCCGTCAAGAAGCCGATACAGGTTGAAGTGATACGTGGAAACAAACGAAGCGAAGAGAAATTCGAGGAGAAGGCAGGGGATTAG
- a CDS encoding pilus assembly protein, translating into MGFSLLRSRRGAAVVEFALVLPLLMLLVVGILEFGRVLNTYLVVLNGAREGARYAAVGVSASEVIQKVKNACPSCSASLLVVQVTGASGLRGDPVTVRVTYPVEIVTPMFERFFSNDPFPVSAEAVMRLE; encoded by the coding sequence ATGGGTTTTTCTCTGCTTCGGAGCAGGAGAGGGGCTGCGGTGGTTGAATTCGCCCTCGTACTCCCGCTTCTTATGTTGTTGGTAGTGGGTATCCTGGAGTTCGGGAGGGTGTTAAACACCTACCTCGTCGTTCTCAACGGGGCCAGGGAGGGAGCGCGCTATGCGGCTGTGGGGGTGAGCGCGTCGGAAGTGATCCAGAAGGTGAAAAACGCTTGTCCGAGCTGCAGTGCAAGCCTCTTGGTGGTGCAAGTGACGGGCGCCTCTGGACTGCGAGGGGATCCTGTGACCGTCCGGGTGACCTATCCTGTGGAGATTGTCACTCCCATGTTTGAACGCTTCTTTTCGAACGATCCCTTCCCCGTTAGCGCAGAGGCCGTGATGAGGTTGGAGTAG
- a CDS encoding type II secretion system F family protein produces the protein MLALAFVSIFLAIVFAIIAVFLSWQTSRESKVGRLKRRLSAIVRQSPVATISPSILRDELLSQIPALNRWLSRVAIARRLDKLLKQADSPMRVGELLLFTLIFAAVGFALANWIGRSPISGLVGALLAGSLPIVNVVRRKRRRVKLFVEQFPDAMDLMTSALRAGHAFTGAIQMVGEEMPDPVGIEFKDTFDEQNLGLSFKEALLNLTERIDSLDLRFFAIAMIIQRETGGNVAEILEKISYTVRERFKILGQLRALTAEARLSGIVLALLPVCVGLILLLVNPSYIMFLFRDHVGHYMLGIGLGLQAIGYVWIRRIVNLEV, from the coding sequence TTGCTGGCTCTAGCATTTGTTTCGATTTTCTTAGCGATAGTATTCGCCATAATCGCCGTCTTTCTCAGCTGGCAGACCTCGCGTGAGAGCAAGGTCGGAAGGCTCAAGAGACGCTTGAGCGCCATCGTCAGGCAAAGTCCCGTGGCGACGATCTCTCCAAGTATTCTGAGGGACGAGCTACTGAGTCAGATACCTGCGTTAAACAGGTGGCTTTCCAGGGTTGCCATCGCCCGCAGGCTGGACAAACTCCTGAAGCAGGCAGATTCACCGATGAGAGTGGGCGAGCTGCTTCTCTTCACCCTGATCTTTGCCGCAGTAGGGTTCGCCTTGGCGAATTGGATCGGACGCTCGCCGATTTCGGGACTTGTGGGGGCCCTTCTTGCGGGATCTCTTCCGATCGTAAACGTCGTGAGGAGAAAACGGAGAAGGGTGAAGCTTTTTGTGGAGCAGTTCCCCGACGCCATGGACCTGATGACGAGCGCATTGAGAGCAGGTCACGCGTTTACCGGCGCAATCCAGATGGTGGGCGAGGAAATGCCGGATCCCGTCGGCATCGAGTTCAAGGACACCTTCGACGAACAAAACCTCGGACTGAGTTTCAAAGAGGCCCTGTTGAACCTGACGGAGAGGATAGACAGCCTTGACCTGAGGTTCTTTGCCATAGCCATGATTATCCAGAGGGAGACCGGTGGCAACGTCGCTGAGATACTCGAGAAGATCAGCTACACCGTGAGGGAAAGGTTCAAGATTCTGGGGCAACTTCGCGCCCTAACGGCCGAAGCCAGACTCTCCGGGATCGTTCTTGCGCTGTTGCCGGTTTGCGTGGGGTTGATACTTCTCTTGGTGAATCCTTCGTACATCATGTTTCTATTTCGTGATCACGTGGGCCACTACATGCTGGGTATCGGATTAGGTCTGCAAGCCATTGGCTACGTGTGGATCAGACGGATAGTGAACTTAGAGGTATGA
- a CDS encoding Flp family type IVb pilin, whose translation MKFLKNLFKNEKGAAVTEYALLIALVAIAVISAIILLRDELIRVFTLIAGKLGEVPGS comes from the coding sequence ATGAAGTTCTTAAAGAACCTTTTCAAGAACGAGAAAGGTGCTGCGGTTACGGAGTATGCGCTTCTTATCGCGTTGGTTGCAATCGCGGTCATAAGCGCGATCATACTGCTGCGCGACGAGCTGATTCGTGTGTTCACGTTGATAGCCGGCAAGCTGGGTGAGGTCCCCGGCAGCTAA
- a CDS encoding CpaF family protein, with product MALFERLRSQEAAKVRGDRFSWNVHEPPVARDAYQEFKSRVHHKLIEKLDLSNIETLSRDQLHGQVKLLLEEMVKSETLPLSRADRERLVEEVVHETLGLGPIEPLLADPTVSDILVNGSDQVYIERFGKLELTTVRFKDDAHVRQIIDRIVAAVGRRVDESSPMVDARLPDGSRVNAIIPPLAIDGPVLSIRRFGANPLTANDFLSFESITGGMLELLKGAVKARLNLLISGGTGAGKTTLLNILSSYIPEEERIVTIEDAAELQLQQEHVVRLETRPPNIEGRGKVNQRDLVRNALRMRPDRIIVGEVRGDEALDMLQAMNTGHDGSLTTVHANSPRDSLSRLETMVLMAGLELPEKAIREQISSALDVVVQISRLSDGRRKVTNVSEIVGMEGSVVTMQDIFVFERMGVAEDGTVLGRFKPTGIRPKFAERLFLSGVHLPPGIFDDV from the coding sequence ATGGCTCTTTTTGAAAGACTAAGATCCCAGGAAGCGGCAAAGGTAAGGGGGGACAGGTTCAGTTGGAATGTGCATGAACCTCCTGTGGCGAGGGATGCATACCAGGAGTTCAAGTCGCGTGTGCATCACAAGTTGATTGAGAAGCTTGACCTCTCCAACATAGAGACCCTCTCTCGCGATCAGTTGCACGGCCAGGTGAAACTGTTGCTCGAAGAGATGGTGAAGAGCGAGACTCTTCCCTTGAGCCGAGCGGACCGCGAGAGACTCGTGGAAGAAGTCGTACACGAGACGCTCGGGCTGGGTCCCATAGAGCCGCTCCTGGCGGACCCGACCGTGTCCGACATTCTGGTGAACGGGTCCGACCAGGTCTACATCGAGAGGTTCGGCAAGCTCGAACTGACGACGGTGAGATTCAAGGACGACGCCCACGTAAGACAGATAATAGATAGAATCGTGGCGGCGGTCGGCCGGAGGGTGGACGAGTCCTCACCCATGGTTGACGCCAGGTTGCCCGACGGCTCGCGTGTGAACGCAATCATTCCTCCGCTCGCGATCGACGGCCCCGTACTGTCCATCAGACGATTCGGGGCAAATCCCTTGACGGCGAACGATTTTCTGAGTTTTGAGTCGATCACCGGGGGCATGCTTGAGCTTCTTAAGGGTGCGGTGAAAGCCAGACTGAACTTGCTCATCTCTGGAGGCACGGGCGCGGGGAAGACGACGCTTCTCAACATTCTCTCGTCCTACATCCCTGAAGAGGAGCGCATCGTGACGATAGAGGATGCCGCCGAACTACAGCTTCAGCAGGAACACGTAGTGAGACTTGAAACCAGGCCGCCCAACATCGAAGGCAGGGGTAAGGTAAATCAGAGAGACCTGGTCCGCAATGCTCTGCGAATGCGCCCGGACAGGATCATCGTTGGTGAAGTTAGAGGCGACGAGGCACTCGACATGCTCCAGGCCATGAACACGGGGCACGACGGCTCGCTGACCACTGTCCACGCCAACAGCCCGCGTGACTCGCTGAGCAGATTGGAGACCATGGTGTTGATGGCCGGACTGGAGCTTCCGGAGAAGGCCATTCGCGAACAGATATCTTCTGCACTGGACGTGGTGGTTCAGATCTCGAGATTGAGTGACGGAAGACGAAAGGTTACGAACGTCTCTGAGATCGTCGGCATGGAAGGCAGCGTCGTGACGATGCAGGACATCTTCGTATTCGAGCGCATGGGCGTGGCGGAGGACGGGACCGTGCTCGGCAGGTTCAAGCCGACGGGAATCAGGCCCAAGTTCGCCGAGAGACTCTTCCTTTCCGGCGTCCATCTTCCTCCGGGCATTTTTGACGACGTATGA
- a CDS encoding DUF3473 domain-containing protein → MINALSVDVEDYFQVRSFEHKVAFSSWDSYETRFGRNTRELVELFGRYNASATFFFLGWNAAKDPGLVRDVVAAGHEIASHGWSHRLVYRLSRSEFREEVMRTKSLLEDISGSRVVGFRAPSYSITERSIWALEVLAETGHLYDSSIYPIRRRVYGISSAERRPHLRKVGRGEIVEFPMSTARFASWNIPFASGAYLRLMPCWITKRFVTCENGRNLPVMVSVHPWEVDPCQPRMCAITERPNHYLRLGRTRPILEVLLRAFQFAPVRGVLEDLGLLPS, encoded by the coding sequence ATGATCAACGCTCTCTCCGTCGACGTGGAGGACTATTTCCAGGTCCGCTCCTTCGAGCACAAAGTCGCCTTCTCGTCGTGGGACTCGTACGAGACCAGGTTTGGAAGGAACACGAGGGAGCTCGTCGAGCTTTTCGGAAGGTACAACGCGAGCGCCACGTTCTTCTTCCTGGGTTGGAATGCCGCGAAGGACCCCGGCCTGGTGAGAGACGTCGTAGCAGCGGGTCACGAAATCGCTTCGCACGGCTGGAGTCACAGGCTCGTCTATCGACTGAGCCGGTCTGAATTCAGGGAAGAAGTGATGAGGACGAAATCCCTGTTGGAGGACATTTCGGGTTCACGGGTAGTGGGTTTTAGAGCACCGAGTTACTCCATCACAGAGAGGTCCATCTGGGCACTCGAGGTGCTCGCCGAGACCGGTCACCTATATGACTCGAGCATCTATCCGATCCGGCGCAGAGTGTATGGGATTTCCTCGGCAGAACGACGACCGCACCTTAGGAAGGTGGGGAGGGGGGAGATCGTAGAGTTTCCCATGTCGACGGCCAGATTCGCGAGTTGGAATATCCCCTTTGCTTCCGGGGCCTACCTGAGGCTGATGCCGTGCTGGATTACGAAACGCTTTGTAACTTGCGAAAATGGCCGCAATCTGCCCGTCATGGTGAGCGTTCACCCCTGGGAAGTGGATCCCTGCCAACCTCGAATGTGTGCAATAACTGAACGGCCCAACCACTATTTGCGCCTCGGCCGGACGCGCCCCATCCTTGAGGTCCTGCTCCGTGCATTCCAGTTCGCTCCGGTCAGGGGCGTTCTTGAGGACCTGGGTCTGCTTCCCAGTTGA
- a CDS encoding AAA family ATPase — MMDEIGIVIIDRDEDMRFTLRGLLRDVPGASVKAESGDLRIGVNLVRQYRPHIVLLEVSTPPEEFLSAAAKIVEVCPQSAVFAICSETKPEIILRAMRSGVQEFLRRPPDQDELVASVRKVMRRLQAVGTIAGEIVTIFSNKGGLGTTMISANLAVFLAQDMKKSCAIVDLDLQFGDVAMFLNVQPNYTIADVTRSYEKLDQTLLKAHMTQHPSGVYVMAEPHQAEEAETITAEQVGQVLRLMRSMFEFVIVDTAHAFDERSVEALDLSDSIFMVSALELPAIRNTKRCIEIFQRLGYGQDKVKLVLNRFIVNKSNAAEKFERGFEYPIFWRIPNDYGSVSNSINTGVPLLESAPQSPVTQNLRELAATLSGGSAERGSDEVAPKKGGLARLLRR, encoded by the coding sequence ATGATGGACGAAATAGGGATAGTGATAATCGACCGGGACGAGGACATGCGGTTCACCTTGCGTGGCCTCCTTCGGGACGTTCCGGGAGCCTCGGTAAAGGCCGAAAGCGGAGACCTGCGGATCGGCGTGAATCTTGTGCGCCAGTACAGGCCACACATTGTGCTGCTCGAAGTGAGCACCCCTCCGGAGGAGTTTCTCTCAGCGGCAGCAAAGATTGTCGAGGTTTGTCCGCAGTCGGCAGTCTTCGCCATCTGTTCGGAGACCAAACCCGAGATCATTTTGAGAGCCATGCGCTCGGGTGTGCAGGAATTCCTGAGAAGGCCTCCCGACCAGGACGAGCTGGTAGCGTCCGTGCGGAAGGTCATGCGGAGGCTGCAGGCCGTAGGTACCATCGCGGGTGAGATCGTCACCATCTTCAGCAACAAGGGCGGGCTTGGCACGACGATGATTTCCGCCAATCTTGCCGTATTTCTTGCACAAGACATGAAGAAGTCCTGTGCCATCGTGGACCTGGACCTTCAATTCGGCGACGTAGCGATGTTTCTCAACGTACAGCCCAATTACACGATCGCAGACGTAACTCGCAGTTACGAGAAACTGGATCAGACGCTTCTGAAGGCTCACATGACGCAGCACCCGTCCGGTGTGTACGTGATGGCCGAACCGCACCAGGCCGAAGAGGCAGAGACGATTACAGCCGAGCAGGTCGGCCAGGTGCTTCGCCTCATGAGGTCGATGTTCGAGTTCGTGATTGTCGACACGGCGCACGCCTTCGACGAGAGAAGTGTGGAGGCTTTGGATCTGTCGGATTCCATCTTTATGGTTTCCGCGCTCGAACTCCCGGCGATCAGGAACACCAAACGGTGCATCGAGATTTTCCAGAGATTGGGCTACGGACAGGACAAGGTTAAACTGGTGCTCAACAGGTTCATCGTGAATAAATCCAATGCGGCGGAGAAATTCGAGAGGGGTTTTGAGTATCCGATTTTCTGGCGAATTCCGAACGACTACGGAAGCGTCAGTAACTCAATCAATACGGGTGTGCCCCTTCTTGAGTCAGCGCCTCAGTCGCCAGTGACGCAGAATCTTCGCGAGCTGGCAGCGACTCTCAGTGGAGGCAGCGCTGAACGAGGGTCTGATGAAGTTGCTCCCAAGAAAGGTGGGCTCGCTAGACTCTTGAGGAGGTAG
- a CDS encoding SDR family oxidoreductase: MCRYLVTGGAGFIGSHIVERLLKEGLDVTVIDDLSTGKEENIEAVIGASQGKGRLEVVRGDIRDEATVRKALQGVKYVFHEAALCSVQRSVVDPVPTNSVNVGGTLLLLKVARESGVKRLVYASSSSAYGNGAGLPNREEMRPNPCSPYALSKFTAEEYCRVFSSVYGLETVSLRYFNVFGPRQDPNSEYAAVIPIFMSLVLSGGTPVVFGDGEQSRDFTFVDDVVEANLLACRKEGISGRTYNIARGNRKTLNELVETIGRISGLAVKARYAEPRAAEVRHSEAATERAERELSFKAAVSFEEGLRKTFGWLKDCRS, encoded by the coding sequence ATGTGTAGGTATTTGGTTACAGGCGGTGCAGGCTTTATTGGCTCGCACATCGTTGAGCGACTTCTCAAAGAAGGCCTTGACGTCACGGTAATCGACGATTTGTCGACGGGCAAAGAAGAGAATATCGAGGCCGTGATAGGCGCTTCCCAAGGCAAGGGCAGGCTCGAGGTCGTGAGAGGCGACATCCGTGACGAAGCGACCGTGAGAAAGGCGTTGCAGGGAGTCAAATACGTATTTCATGAGGCGGCCCTGTGCTCGGTTCAGCGCTCGGTCGTGGATCCCGTTCCCACCAACAGCGTGAACGTCGGTGGCACGCTGCTCCTTCTTAAGGTCGCACGTGAGTCGGGGGTCAAGAGGTTGGTATACGCCAGTTCGTCCTCGGCATACGGCAACGGCGCCGGCCTCCCGAATCGCGAGGAGATGAGACCCAACCCGTGCTCTCCGTACGCTCTCAGCAAGTTCACGGCGGAGGAATACTGCCGGGTTTTCTCCTCGGTGTACGGCCTGGAGACGGTTTCGCTCCGTTACTTCAATGTTTTCGGTCCGAGGCAGGATCCGAACTCTGAGTATGCCGCAGTTATCCCCATCTTCATGTCACTGGTCCTGTCGGGAGGCACGCCCGTGGTTTTCGGCGACGGAGAACAAAGCAGGGACTTCACGTTTGTGGATGACGTGGTAGAGGCTAACCTGCTTGCCTGCCGCAAGGAAGGAATCAGCGGACGCACTTACAACATCGCCAGGGGAAACCGCAAGACCTTGAACGAGTTGGTAGAGACCATCGGACGGATAAGCGGTCTGGCCGTGAAGGCCAGATACGCGGAGCCGCGAGCGGCAGAAGTCAGGCACTCCGAAGCCGCCACCGAGAGAGCCGAACGCGAACTTTCTTTCAAGGCCGCGGTTAGTTTCGAGGAAGGGCTGCGGAAGACGTTCGGCTGGCTCAAGGACTGCAGAAGCTAG
- a CDS encoding type II secretion system F family protein: MLGSIQMIALLVFASLSLCAGVLLYFALKPPEALEKRLGALSDTDGRRGPKRVGFTAKARYVSSSALDSLKGVVGGLAPTRGRKAEPRLKKLLTYAGYRRENALRIYHGAKIFVAMVLFAFSIPLGVWLGQSPGGILLIGLLAAIAGYLIPDYWLNYSARRRQKEIVRNLPDALDLMVVCVEAGLGLDASLARVANEMRAASPALSSELLLVTQETKAGKPRAEALRGLTARTGVEDLSSLVAMLVQTDKLGTSVAQALRVHSDSVRTRRRQRAEEAAAKTTVKLVFPLVLCIFPALLAVILGPAVVTIIRAIQQITGKG, translated from the coding sequence ATGTTGGGTTCCATTCAGATGATAGCGCTGCTCGTGTTCGCCAGCCTCAGCCTCTGTGCGGGAGTTCTTCTCTACTTCGCGTTGAAGCCTCCCGAAGCGCTGGAGAAGAGGTTGGGAGCGCTGAGTGACACGGACGGACGGCGTGGGCCGAAACGTGTCGGGTTCACGGCTAAAGCGAGATATGTGTCGAGTAGCGCCCTGGATTCGCTGAAGGGCGTAGTTGGGGGGCTTGCCCCCACGAGGGGGCGCAAGGCGGAGCCGAGACTAAAGAAGCTGCTCACGTATGCGGGTTATCGTAGGGAGAACGCTCTCAGAATATATCACGGAGCCAAGATCTTCGTTGCAATGGTGCTCTTCGCGTTCTCGATTCCCCTCGGTGTCTGGTTGGGGCAATCGCCCGGAGGGATTCTCCTCATTGGGTTACTTGCCGCGATTGCGGGTTATCTGATACCGGATTACTGGTTGAACTATTCCGCCAGACGTCGCCAGAAGGAGATAGTGCGTAACCTTCCGGATGCCCTCGACCTCATGGTGGTTTGCGTGGAGGCAGGTCTGGGTCTCGATGCTTCACTGGCGAGAGTGGCGAACGAAATGCGTGCGGCCAGCCCTGCCCTTAGCTCCGAACTGCTGCTCGTTACGCAGGAAACGAAAGCGGGTAAGCCGCGCGCGGAAGCTCTTCGTGGCTTGACGGCCAGGACGGGCGTGGAGGATTTGAGCTCTTTGGTCGCCATGCTGGTGCAGACGGACAAACTCGGCACCAGCGTTGCCCAGGCGCTGCGTGTGCACTCGGATTCCGTGCGGACGAGAAGAAGGCAGAGAGCAGAGGAGGCCGCGGCCAAGACCACCGTGAAGCTGGTCTTCCCGCTGGTCCTGTGCATTTTTCCGGCATTGCTTGCCGTCATACTGGGTCCGGCGGTGGTGACCATTATCCGGGCCATTCAGCAGATCACAGGAAAGGGTTAG